In a single window of the Raphanus sativus cultivar WK10039 chromosome 9, ASM80110v3, whole genome shotgun sequence genome:
- the LOC130499417 gene encoding uncharacterized protein LOC130499417 produces the protein MDRQSATPSNVIKATAHLNEVKDGLEKDKKISDVIEMLKGLVDRFERMEEKVDCRLREMEEKVDMLISSVAKAEADNMSVDESSSYSDEEPAQKYSEANIWAPIKATTSNIPSGPFVRGPRGPTSLNVGGRFSGGRCGGLGECSFC, from the coding sequence ATGGATAGACAATCCGCCACCCCTTCGAATGTGATTAAGGCCACGGCGCATCTAAACGAAGTGAAAGATGGTTTggagaaagacaaaaaaatatctgatGTGATAGAGATGTTGAAAGGATTGGTTGATCGTTTTGAGAGGATGGAAGAGAAGGTGGATTGTCGTCTTCGGGAGATGGAAGAAAAGGTTGATATGTTGATCTCATCGGTTGCAAAGGCCGAGGCAGACAACATGTCTGTGGATGAATCATCTTCTTATAGTGATGAAGAGCCTGCCCAGAAATATTCTGAAGCAAATATCTGGGCTCCTATAAAAGCGACCACTAGTAATATCCCTTCCGGTCCTTTTGTTCGTGGACCTCGTGGTCCTACTAGTCTTAACGTTGGTGGTCGTTTTTCCGGTGGTCGTTGTGGCGGTCTTGGTGAGTGTAGCTTCTGTTGA